AAAAATTGTAAATTCTTTACAGAATGGAATAGTCAATGATTCACCTAATGTGCAGCAAGAATTTGAGCTAGAAGAAGAATTTACCCAGCTACCTTTTCTTACTGCTTATGAAATGGCTGAAAGATTTGGGGTGAAAGTTGACACAATAGTTGCTCATGCAAAGCAATGGCGAAATGGGCAACGTTACGACTACAGCTTTGAAGAATGGGCATCTGATTTTGATACCAAGTATCGCTGGCATTTCTTTTGGAACGCTGACTATGAGCCAGTGTTTTACCCAGTTTCATCTAAGTTGTTCACCAAGCACTTACTGAGTTATTGCAATAAACAATAGTTAATGACTGTGTGAGCCACTTCCAGCACAACTTTAAAACTATGTATTTGTATTTTCTTGACTTAATTGTTGCCCAAACTCAGAAATTGAGCCTGTAGTTACGGCTCTTTCCAACAATTGATTCAACAACTCAATATCATATAATTTATTTAATTTTTCTACTAATTCAGTAGGAACATCTTTAAATCGAATTGTTAGGATTTGAGAAATATATTTCTGGGTAGCTTTTGCTATACCTATGCGTTCTATGCTTGTCATGTATGTCATTTGTTGTTCAGCCTCAAAACGCTCCAATTCGGCTTGAAAATTTAAGTCTAACTCCGGTGGTAGAGTCATTAATCTATCTAGCAACCGGAAGATTTGCTGGATTTTATCTCTACTATAGCCTACCTCATACATTCGTTTAATTAGGCTCAACTTCCACTGCAAACGACCAATTAAATCTTGAGTTGTCGCTTGTGTCCGCAGGTGCGCCATCACCAGTACAGCAAAAGGACTATCACTTTGTTCTAATTCTAACCACCGAGATTCATAGTCCAGTAGCTTGACAATGGGAAACTGAAGACTCAAACGACATCCCCAACGTCCATAACTATATTCTTGCGGTCGCCAATTGGCTTGATTATCCCCCAGAATTGCCAAGCTAACAACTTCCTGGTTATAACGGTCAAAAATTCTGTAGTGATACGAAAACATCCGTTTAGTGAAGTTGGTATCTACTTGACTTTGGATTTCCAGATGAATCAGCAACCAAGTTTCCTTTCCATCTTTTAGCCAAACTTTGATTAGCTTATCGACAAATTGCTTACCAACTTCAGATTCTTTTATCAACTGCTGAAGTTCTTGCTCAAGGAAATCATAGCCTCGTCCCCAGTCAATTTCTGCTTGAATCGCGGGAAAAAAGAATGCAAGAAACGCCTCAAAGTATTGTTCTACACCTTCCTTCCAAGCACCGTCATAGTCGGCTCGTACTTCACTCACAGGTTGTCTTACCTCTACTAGCTCACATCTTACCAGGAATCACAAAATTTACTCAATGTTATGGGTTTTTACATAGGAGTTAAAGTACTTACGAATATCCGAAACACCTAGTAAGGAATGATTACTGAGTTGAAGCTGTTAGAGCCAAACTCAATCAATCGCTTAAGGGTGGATTGCAAAGCATGGATGTGTAAGTATATAAAAAAGTTCAACAATTCTAGTCTCTCAAAGCATTGATTTTTCGTGGTTGGGTGCAAGTCCACATAAAAATAAGTTGAACAATTTGGGGATGGAAAAGGGATCAATTTACCACTTTTTCAACATAGAGACACCAAACTCAAATAAAAAAGTTCAACAATTAGGAGAGTGATTCTACCCGAATGTGGGCGCGATCGCTCTAGTAATAACGTAGCGTGGGTGCGGCGTAGAGGGTCTTTCAAGCGATTTCTAGACGGATGCTTGGAGCGGGGTAAAGCACCCAACAGAAATTGTAGAACTTTTTTATTTATTGTTGAACTTTTTTATTCCTCTACAGGATGATCTTAGGGATAGTCAAATAATCGCACCAGAATGACTTTTTTTGGGACAGTTAGATCAAGTTTGGGGCAACGAGGTAAAAAAACTAGGCGAGAGGTGACAAATTGGGGTATAAGGTTACGTAAAGAACTATTATCGTCACCTAGTTTTTATGTCCGGTCGCATCCTGAAAGTCAATAATAATACCCTGCCTTCCGTGCTGGATTGGTGGACTCAGCCGGATGTGTTGGCGATGTTGTTGTCAGAGAAGCGTAGTGAGTCCACGCGGAAAGCTTATGATCGGGACATTAAAGATTTTTTTACCAAGATGTTTGCGGTGGAATCGACGGCGGAATGGGTGGTGCGATTTTTGGCACTGCCGGGGGCGCAAGCACTCTTGTGGGTGGTCAAGTACAAAGCCAAGATGATTGAGCAGAGGTTATCGGAGGCCACGGTTAACCGGCGGTTGTCAGCTCTACGGGCGCTGGTGCATAAGGGTAGAGTGTTGGGGGTTTGTGGTTACACCTTGGAGGATATTAAGGGTGAGACTGTCATTAAATACCGAGATACCAGTGGTGTTACTCCCCAGGAATTTAAGCAGATACTTTTGACTTGCGATCCAACGACGGCGAAGGGGGTCAGGGATTATGCTTTGCTGCGCTTGCTTTGGGATAATGCGCTGCGGCGGGGGGAGATTGCGAAGTTAAAGATGGGGGATTTTGACCGTCAAAATAGCAAACTGCTGATTTTGGGTAAGGGAAGGGGTAGTCAACGGGAGACGATTGATTTAACTCCCAAGACTAGGGATGCAATTTGTTATTGGTTGGCGTTTCGGGGGTTGGCATCAACTAAGGATGCGTTATTTGTGGCATTGGATCTGAATACGCCGGGGCATCCTTTGACGGATACGGGGATTGCCAAGATGGTAAGAACACGGGCGAAAAAGGCGAATATTAGTAAGCCGTTAAGTCCGCACCGCATTCGGCACAGTTCGATTACGGCGGCGTTGGATGCGGGGCAGAGTGTGCGGGAGGTGCAGAAACTCAGTCGGCACACCAAGTTGGAGACGTTAATGATTTATGACGATAATCGACAGCAGCACCAGTTGAAGGTGAGTAGCGTGCTGGCGGATTTGGTTTGATGGTGTCTAGTTGCCAATCGGAACTAAGAGGAGTGCCAGTTTTTTGCGTACAACAAATATGAAATACAGGTTTTTAGATATCTAGTGCTGGTGGCTGGTAGATAGCAACTTTGCTGCATACCCTTATATTGCCTGGACTAGCTGTAAAATCGACATAAGCATCCAATGTTAGAATAACTGACCTTACTCCAATTGGTAGTATAGTTCTTACTTTAACCGCCAATATATAAGTTTAATAAAGTAGAATTTGGAGAATGGCGAAATGATTATCAACCGACCCCAATGGCAACTATCACTAATAGAATCAGACAACAGAATCAGTGCGGAGTTAGTGGTGTTTGATGAGCAAATATTCTCCAACCTTTTGGCAGCAATCCAACGTGATTGGCAGCAGGTAGTTCAGGACTCCTACACTGCTGAAAGAAGAAATTTCAACACCATTACTCCACTTGGTGA
This Nostoc edaphicum CCNP1411 DNA region includes the following protein-coding sequences:
- a CDS encoding Rpn family recombination-promoting nuclease/putative transposase encodes the protein MSEVRADYDGAWKEGVEQYFEAFLAFFFPAIQAEIDWGRGYDFLEQELQQLIKESEVGKQFVDKLIKVWLKDGKETWLLIHLEIQSQVDTNFTKRMFSYHYRIFDRYNQEVVSLAILGDNQANWRPQEYSYGRWGCRLSLQFPIVKLLDYESRWLELEQSDSPFAVLVMAHLRTQATTQDLIGRLQWKLSLIKRMYEVGYSRDKIQQIFRLLDRLMTLPPELDLNFQAELERFEAEQQMTYMTSIERIGIAKATQKYISQILTIRFKDVPTELVEKLNKLYDIELLNQLLERAVTTGSISEFGQQLSQENTNT
- a CDS encoding tyrosine-type recombinase/integrase, coding for MLLSEKRSESTRKAYDRDIKDFFTKMFAVESTAEWVVRFLALPGAQALLWVVKYKAKMIEQRLSEATVNRRLSALRALVHKGRVLGVCGYTLEDIKGETVIKYRDTSGVTPQEFKQILLTCDPTTAKGVRDYALLRLLWDNALRRGEIAKLKMGDFDRQNSKLLILGKGRGSQRETIDLTPKTRDAICYWLAFRGLASTKDALFVALDLNTPGHPLTDTGIAKMVRTRAKKANISKPLSPHRIRHSSITAALDAGQSVREVQKLSRHTKLETLMIYDDNRQQHQLKVSSVLADLV